The Vulpes vulpes isolate BD-2025 chromosome 10, VulVul3, whole genome shotgun sequence genome has a window encoding:
- the NAP1L1 gene encoding nucleosome assembly protein 1-like 1 isoform X3, whose translation MADIDNLPRVVKRRVNALKNLQVKCAQIEAKFYEEVHDLERKYAVLYQPLFDKRFEIINAIYEPTEEECEWKPDEEDEISEELKEKAKIEDEKKDEEKEDPKGIPEFWLTVFKNVDLLSDMVQEHDEPILKHLKDIKVKFSDAGQPMSFVLEFHFEPNEYFTNEVLTKTYRMRSEPDDSDPFSFDGPEIMGCTGCQIDWKKGKNVTLKTIKKKQKHKGRGTVRTVTKTVSNDSFFNFFAPPEVPESGDLDDDAEAILAADFEIGHFLRERIIPRSVLYFTGEAIEDDDDDYDEEGEEADEEGEEEGDEENDPDYDSKKDQNPAECKQQ comes from the exons TTTGCCTAGGGTAGTTAAAAGACGAGTGAATGCTCTCAAAAATCTTCAAGTTAAATGTGCACAGATAGAAGCCAAATTCTATGAGGAAGTTCATGATCTTGAAAGAAAGTATGCTGTTCTCTATCAACCTCTGTTTGATAAG cGATTTGAGATCATTAATGCAATTTATGAACCTACGGAAGAAGAATGTGAATGGAAACCAGATGAGGAGGACGAAATTTCG GAGGAGctaaaagaaaaagccaagattgaagatgagaaaaaggatgaagaaaaagaagacccCAAGGGAATTCCTGAATTCTGGTTGACTGTTTTTAAGAATGTTGACTTGCTCAGTGATATGGTTCAg GAACACGACGAACCTATTCTGAAGCACTTGAAAGATATTAAAGTGAAGTTCTCAGATGCTGGCCAGCCTATG agttttgtcTTAGAATTTCACTTTGAACCCAATGAATATTTCACAAATGAAGTGTTGACAAAGACCTATAGGATGAGGTCAGAACCAGATGATTCTGATCCCTTTTCTTTTGATGGACCAGAAATTATGGGTTGTACAGG GTGCCAGATAgattggaaaaaaggaaagaatgtcacTTTGAAAACCATTAAGAAGAAGCAGAAACACAAGGGACGTGGGACAGTTCGTACTGTGACCAAAACAGTTTCCAATgactctttctttaatttttttgcccCACCTGAAG TTCCTGAGAGTGGAGATTTG gatgatGATGCTGAGGCTATCCTTGCTGCAGACTTCGAAATTGGTCACTTTCTACGTGAGCGTATAATCCCAAGATCAGTGTTATACTTTACTGGAGAAGCTattgaagatgatgatgatgat taTGATGAAGAAGGTGAAGAAGCGGATGAG gaaggggaagaagaaggagatgaggaaaatgaTCCAGACTATGACTCAAAG AAGGATCAAAACCCAGCAGAGTGCAAGCAGCAGTGA
- the NAP1L1 gene encoding nucleosome assembly protein 1-like 1 isoform X2, with the protein MADIDNKEQSELDQDLDDVEEVEEEETGEETKIKARQLTVQMMQNPQILAALQERLDGLVETPTGYIESLPRVVKRRVNALKNLQVKCAQIEAKFYEEVHDLERKYAVLYQPLFDKRFEIINAIYEPTEEECEWKPDEEDEISEELKEKAKIEDEKKDEEKEDPKGIPEFWLTVFKNVDLLSDMVQEHDEPILKHLKDIKVKFSDAGQPMSFVLEFHFEPNEYFTNEVLTKTYRMRSEPDDSDPFSFDGPEIMGCTGCQIDWKKGKNVTLKTIKKKQKHKGRGTVRTVTKTVSNDSFFNFFAPPEVPESGDLDDDAEAILAADFEIGHFLRERIIPRSVLYFTGEAIEDDDDDYDEEGEEADEEGEEEGDEENDPDYDSKKDQNPAECKQQ; encoded by the exons CAAAGAACAGTCTGAACTTGATCAAGATTTGGATGATGttgaagaagtagaagaagaagaaactggtgaagaaacaaaaatcaaag cgcgTCAGCTGACTGTTCAGATGATGCAAAATCCTCAGATTCTTGCAGCCCTTCAAGAAAGACTTGATGGTCTGGTAGAAACACCAACAGGATACATTGAAAG TTTGCCTAGGGTAGTTAAAAGACGAGTGAATGCTCTCAAAAATCTTCAAGTTAAATGTGCACAGATAGAAGCCAAATTCTATGAGGAAGTTCATGATCTTGAAAGAAAGTATGCTGTTCTCTATCAACCTCTGTTTGATAAG cGATTTGAGATCATTAATGCAATTTATGAACCTACGGAAGAAGAATGTGAATGGAAACCAGATGAGGAGGACGAAATTTCG GAGGAGctaaaagaaaaagccaagattgaagatgagaaaaaggatgaagaaaaagaagacccCAAGGGAATTCCTGAATTCTGGTTGACTGTTTTTAAGAATGTTGACTTGCTCAGTGATATGGTTCAg GAACACGACGAACCTATTCTGAAGCACTTGAAAGATATTAAAGTGAAGTTCTCAGATGCTGGCCAGCCTATG agttttgtcTTAGAATTTCACTTTGAACCCAATGAATATTTCACAAATGAAGTGTTGACAAAGACCTATAGGATGAGGTCAGAACCAGATGATTCTGATCCCTTTTCTTTTGATGGACCAGAAATTATGGGTTGTACAGG GTGCCAGATAgattggaaaaaaggaaagaatgtcacTTTGAAAACCATTAAGAAGAAGCAGAAACACAAGGGACGTGGGACAGTTCGTACTGTGACCAAAACAGTTTCCAATgactctttctttaatttttttgcccCACCTGAAG TTCCTGAGAGTGGAGATTTG gatgatGATGCTGAGGCTATCCTTGCTGCAGACTTCGAAATTGGTCACTTTCTACGTGAGCGTATAATCCCAAGATCAGTGTTATACTTTACTGGAGAAGCTattgaagatgatgatgatgat taTGATGAAGAAGGTGAAGAAGCGGATGAG gaaggggaagaagaaggagatgaggaaaatgaTCCAGACTATGACTCAAAG AAGGATCAAAACCCAGCAGAGTGCAAGCAGCAGTGA